From Paenibacillus sp. PK3_47, the proteins below share one genomic window:
- the atzF gene encoding allophanate hydrolase has product MPTRTKFPAKLTAGWLRGQYLSGALEPEAVIREIISRAGRDAEMNIWIEAPAEVHIRPYLEALKELDPQSHPLWGIPFAVKDNIDVKGLPTTAACPDYAYQPDEDASVVARLIAAGAIPVGKSNLDQFATGLVGVRSPYGEAHNALRPEYISGGSSAGSAVAVARGQAVFSLGTDTAGSGRVPAALNGLVGYKPSLGAWPVRGVVPACASLDCVTVFAHNLEDALEVDRAARGLDEADPWSRAVERMPAGLPAKVLLPESPLYFYGPHAAEYRLAWDQAEAAVQALGLPVERVDCTLFFEAASILYDGPWVAERWAGLGEFVENHREAVLPVTEAILSSGAAERHTAASLFQVMHRLQRYKREAELLLQDAVLVLPTCGGTWTREQVAANPVGANSDMGRYTNHCNLLDLSAVAVPAGEADRDLPFGITMFALADSEHLLAGAAARFLAEGDLREVTDADAADAETASSGMITLAVCGLHMRGFPLEKQMLEHGARFWQEARTAPCYELVKLQTEPAKPGLLRQDSGGSSVELELWRMPAESLGSFASLIPAPLGLGRVALEDGREVTGFICEGYAAAAAENITAYGGWRYLPAN; this is encoded by the coding sequence ATGCCAACGAGAACAAAGTTTCCCGCCAAGCTGACCGCCGGCTGGCTGCGCGGACAATATTTAAGCGGTGCGCTTGAACCGGAGGCAGTCATCCGGGAAATCATCAGCCGTGCCGGACGTGACGCGGAAATGAACATCTGGATTGAAGCTCCCGCTGAGGTTCATATCCGTCCTTATCTGGAGGCATTGAAAGAGCTGGATCCACAGAGCCATCCGCTGTGGGGGATTCCATTCGCGGTTAAGGATAACATCGATGTTAAGGGACTGCCGACAACGGCAGCTTGTCCCGACTATGCTTATCAGCCGGATGAAGATGCGTCAGTTGTTGCAAGGTTAATTGCTGCCGGAGCTATTCCTGTCGGCAAAAGCAATCTTGACCAGTTCGCCACCGGACTTGTCGGAGTGCGCAGCCCGTACGGCGAGGCGCATAACGCCCTGCGGCCGGAATATATCAGCGGCGGCTCCAGCGCCGGTTCGGCTGTGGCTGTAGCGAGAGGCCAGGCGGTGTTCAGCCTGGGCACGGATACCGCCGGCTCGGGCCGTGTGCCGGCGGCGCTGAACGGGCTGGTCGGCTATAAGCCCAGCCTTGGCGCCTGGCCGGTGCGGGGTGTCGTACCGGCTTGTGCCAGCCTCGATTGTGTGACTGTATTTGCACACAATCTGGAGGATGCCCTCGAGGTGGACCGTGCAGCGCGAGGTCTCGATGAGGCGGATCCGTGGTCGCGTGCTGTGGAGCGAATGCCCGCCGGTCTTCCTGCGAAGGTTCTGCTTCCGGAGTCCCCGCTCTACTTCTATGGCCCTCATGCCGCTGAGTACCGCCTGGCCTGGGATCAGGCGGAAGCAGCAGTTCAGGCATTAGGACTGCCGGTGGAACGGGTGGACTGCACGTTGTTTTTTGAAGCGGCATCCATCCTGTACGATGGTCCCTGGGTAGCCGAACGCTGGGCCGGTCTGGGTGAGTTCGTAGAGAATCACCGGGAGGCTGTACTGCCGGTGACAGAGGCAATTCTGTCCTCCGGAGCGGCGGAACGTCACACTGCAGCCAGCCTGTTCCAGGTGATGCACCGGCTGCAGCGTTATAAGCGGGAAGCGGAGCTGCTGCTGCAGGATGCGGTGCTGGTGCTTCCAACCTGCGGCGGAACATGGACCCGGGAGCAGGTTGCTGCGAATCCGGTTGGTGCCAATTCCGATATGGGACGGTATACCAATCACTGCAACCTGCTCGATCTCTCGGCAGTAGCTGTGCCGGCTGGAGAAGCGGATAGGGATCTGCCGTTCGGCATTACAATGTTCGCGCTTGCGGACAGCGAACATCTGCTGGCAGGAGCAGCTGCACGGTTTCTTGCAGAGGGCGATTTGCGGGAAGTCACTGATGCTGATGCTGCTGATGCTGAGACAGCTTCTTCGGGCATGATTACGCTGGCAGTCTGCGGACTCCACATGCGCGGGTTCCCGCTGGAGAAGCAGATGCTAGAGCATGGCGCCCGTTTCTGGCAGGAAGCGCGGACGGCCCCGTGCTACGAGCTTGTTAAGCTTCAGACGGAGCCGGCCAAGCCAGGACTGCTCAGACAAGACAGCGGAGGCAGCTCGGTCGAGCTTGAACTGTGGCGGATGCCGGCGGAGTCGCTGGGATCATTCGCGTCGCTCATTCCTGCCCCGCTGGGGCTTGGCCGGGTAGCGCTGGAAGACGGCCGGGAAGTGACCGGCTTCATCTGCGAAGGTTACGCCGCAGCCGCAGCCGAGAATATTACGGCTTACGGCGGCTGGAGATATTTGCCCGCTAATTGA
- a CDS encoding multidrug efflux SMR transporter, producing the protein MAWLALIGAGCCEVLGVIGIKRITERRDVTSILLLLLSFSVSFSLLSFAMSEIPMGTAYAIWTGIGTVGAACVGMFLYGEPREWRRLLFIAMILGSAVGLKLLD; encoded by the coding sequence ATGGCGTGGCTCGCACTGATTGGCGCAGGATGCTGCGAAGTACTCGGCGTTATTGGTATCAAAAGGATCACAGAACGCAGGGACGTCACTTCCATCCTTCTGCTTCTGCTGTCATTTTCGGTAAGCTTTTCTCTCCTTTCTTTCGCCATGAGTGAAATTCCGATGGGAACCGCCTATGCGATCTGGACGGGTATTGGAACGGTTGGCGCGGCTTGTGTCGGCATGTTCCTGTACGGTGAGCCGCGTGAGTGGCGCCGCCTGCTGTTCATCGCAATGATTCTTGGTTCTGCTGTCGGTTTGAAGCTGCTGGATTGA
- a CDS encoding multidrug efflux SMR transporter yields the protein MNLNWLYVIIGGIVEVFWVSGLKHSTTLAEWIFTIIAIAVSFMLIIRAASKLPVGTVYAVFTGLGTAGTVASEMLLYGEPFKLGKVLLIGLLLSGVIGLKLVTDKEQKTEGRHS from the coding sequence ATGAATCTCAACTGGCTTTATGTAATTATCGGCGGAATTGTCGAGGTGTTCTGGGTCTCAGGACTGAAGCATTCCACCACTCTGGCGGAGTGGATCTTTACGATTATCGCGATTGCAGTCAGCTTCATGCTGATTATCAGGGCTGCAAGCAAGCTGCCAGTCGGCACGGTATATGCAGTCTTTACAGGTCTCGGTACAGCAGGTACAGTCGCCAGCGAAATGCTGTTATACGGCGAACCGTTTAAGCTGGGCAAAGTGCTGCTGATCGGTCTGCTGCTTAGCGGAGTGATCGGCCTCAAGCTTGTCACGGACAAAGAGCAAAAAACAGAAGGGAGGCATTCCTGA
- a CDS encoding MerR family transcriptional regulator, with amino-acid sequence MKEYLSIGEVSKLKGVSIKSLRYYDQLNILKPAYINEQSGYRYYTLDQMVVLDVIIMCVDLGIPLKNFSNYADEQGRLRLDKILEDGQQIAMLKARKIQSALSRMERLSGSIRDYQAYKHNKGIYQRQIGKRNMLTAPWHGNPEDNKLFMKNVSELYLLSLELGLTSLYQQGLIYFYRQDAVEKYVFVEIMEESGDLRVISLPAREYSCTLLPSSQIEETAEIFGYDRAELAGSYVIDVDLYDANVEGDTYPVELQLALPFSG; translated from the coding sequence ATGAAGGAGTATTTGTCGATTGGCGAGGTGTCAAAATTAAAAGGTGTAAGCATCAAATCCTTACGGTATTACGATCAGTTAAATATATTAAAACCTGCCTATATCAACGAACAGAGCGGCTACAGGTACTATACGCTGGATCAGATGGTTGTACTCGATGTCATCATCATGTGTGTTGACCTGGGGATTCCGCTCAAGAATTTTTCCAATTATGCGGATGAACAGGGCAGACTGCGTCTGGATAAAATCCTCGAAGACGGACAGCAGATTGCCATGCTTAAAGCCCGGAAAATCCAGTCGGCACTTAGCCGTATGGAGAGATTATCGGGCAGCATCCGCGATTATCAGGCATACAAGCACAATAAAGGAATCTATCAGCGGCAGATCGGCAAAAGAAATATGCTTACCGCGCCCTGGCACGGCAATCCGGAGGATAACAAGCTGTTCATGAAAAATGTTTCGGAGTTATATCTGCTGTCCCTGGAGCTTGGACTGACGAGCTTGTACCAGCAGGGCTTGATCTATTTTTACAGGCAGGATGCTGTGGAGAAGTATGTATTTGTGGAGATTATGGAAGAGAGCGGGGATCTGCGGGTAATCTCACTCCCGGCACGGGAATATTCCTGTACGCTGCTGCCGTCCAGCCAGATTGAGGAGACTGCCGAGATTTTCGGGTATGACCGCGCAGAGCTGGCAGGCTCTTATGTGATTGACGTTGATTTGTATGATGCGAATGTGGAAGGGGATACCTACCCTGTCGAGCTGCAGCTTGCCTTGCCTTTCAGTGGTTAA
- a CDS encoding MFS transporter: protein MYTDNSKNKQHVPGWITFLLAASCGIIVANLYYAQTLVGPISGDTGLSSSAAGFIVTITQLGYVLGLLFIVPLSDIIENQRLAVTGLLLVIIALLTAAFVHHAPLFLAASFFIGLGSVVAQILVPYATFLTSEEQRGRVVGNVMSGLLLGIMFARPLASFIASFWGWQAVFGVSAVLVTLLTVLLSRILPKRVPAPTMNYGELIASLAVLLKQTPVLRRRALYQASLFGAFSLFWTAVPLHLADDFGLSQQGIAWFALAGVGGAVAAPIAGRLADKGWTRRLTALAMIIAILSFLLAYLLPGNTVMDLLLLTAAAITLDMAVSGNLVLGQRAIYSLGSEARGRLNGLFMAIFFLGGAVGSSLGGWSYARGGWGLTALLGMALPVLALLYFVTDKSPQVQES, encoded by the coding sequence ATGTATACTGACAACAGCAAAAATAAGCAGCATGTACCCGGATGGATCACCTTTTTGCTCGCCGCTTCCTGCGGCATTATCGTTGCCAACCTGTATTATGCCCAGACGCTTGTTGGACCGATCAGCGGTGATACGGGCCTGTCCTCTTCCGCAGCAGGCTTTATCGTTACCATTACACAGCTCGGATATGTCCTGGGCCTGCTGTTCATCGTCCCCCTGAGCGATATCATTGAAAACCAGCGGCTTGCGGTTACTGGACTCCTCTTGGTGATTATTGCCCTGCTTACAGCCGCTTTCGTACATCATGCCCCGCTGTTTCTGGCAGCTTCCTTCTTTATCGGCCTCGGCTCGGTCGTCGCTCAAATTCTGGTACCTTACGCAACCTTTTTAACCTCTGAAGAACAGCGCGGCCGTGTTGTCGGCAATGTAATGAGCGGACTTCTGCTGGGCATTATGTTTGCCCGTCCTTTGGCCAGCTTTATCGCAAGCTTCTGGGGATGGCAGGCTGTATTTGGGGTGTCGGCTGTTCTGGTTACTTTATTGACTGTATTGTTGTCCCGTATTCTGCCAAAACGAGTGCCAGCCCCAACTATGAATTACGGAGAACTGATTGCTTCGCTTGCTGTGCTGTTAAAACAAACGCCTGTACTCCGCCGGAGAGCTTTGTATCAGGCTTCCCTCTTTGGTGCTTTCAGTCTCTTCTGGACTGCTGTTCCGCTGCATCTGGCTGATGATTTTGGCTTGTCACAGCAGGGTATTGCCTGGTTTGCACTGGCCGGTGTGGGCGGAGCCGTTGCAGCACCCATTGCCGGCCGGCTGGCAGACAAAGGCTGGACCCGGCGTTTGACCGCTCTGGCGATGATCATCGCCATATTATCCTTCTTACTGGCTTACCTGCTGCCGGGTAACACCGTGATGGATCTGCTTCTGTTAACAGCTGCAGCAATTACGCTGGACATGGCTGTATCCGGCAATCTGGTCCTCGGCCAGCGTGCGATTTACTCCCTCGGCAGTGAAGCAAGAGGCCGGTTGAACGGACTGTTTATGGCCATCTTTTTCCTGGGAGGAGCTGTCGGATCTTCCCTCGGCGGATGGTCTTATGCCCGCGGCGGGTGGGGGCTGACAGCACTGCTTGGAATGGCTCTCCCGGTTCTGGCACTGCTGTATTTCGTTACGGATAAAAGCCCGCAGGTACAGGAAAGTTAA
- a CDS encoding TetR/AcrR family transcriptional regulator has protein sequence MCAQRGRPRNPETQKSILQAAYDLLLEQGFGAVTVEKIAEMAGVSKATIYKWWPNKAAVVMDSYLAAAAERLPLPDTGSVQEDIRIHATYLMRFLTSREGKIITEIIGEGQTDAGLAEVYQTRYFQPRRMEARQLLEKGVKRGELPDTLDLGLCIDLIYGPIFYRLLLTGEPLTEEYVAALTGCAFHGIASVKA, from the coding sequence ATGTGTGCCCAAAGAGGACGTCCGCGTAACCCGGAAACACAGAAATCGATTCTGCAAGCGGCTTATGATTTGCTGCTGGAGCAAGGCTTCGGGGCGGTTACGGTGGAGAAAATTGCCGAGATGGCCGGTGTAAGCAAGGCGACAATCTATAAATGGTGGCCGAACAAAGCGGCCGTAGTGATGGACAGCTATCTAGCCGCTGCGGCGGAAAGGCTGCCACTGCCTGATACGGGCTCTGTACAAGAAGATATCCGTATTCATGCCACATATTTAATGCGGTTTCTGACAAGCCGGGAAGGTAAGATCATAACGGAGATCATAGGTGAAGGGCAGACGGATGCAGGGCTGGCAGAAGTGTATCAGACCCGTTATTTTCAGCCCCGCCGCATGGAAGCCAGACAGCTGCTGGAGAAGGGAGTAAAGCGGGGGGAACTGCCCGATACCCTGGATCTTGGTCTATGTATCGATCTGATTTATGGCCCTATTTTTTACAGGCTGTTATTAACAGGGGAGCCGCTGACAGAGGAATATGTAGCAGCGCTTACCGGATGTGCCTTTCACGGCATTGCTTCTGTTAAAGCGTGA
- a CDS encoding manganese catalase family protein, with the protein MYFYKEGLINNIVVDRPDPAAARVLQEILGGHYGEMRTMMQYFFQSSNFRGKELQFRDLMRGVFLEEIAHVDLVQHTINQLLNGSGEDGAGNSGTDGAPLDEAVKHANPHHFIVGAQASLPVDAAGNPWLGNYVYSHGNLIADLLNNVILESTGVLQKTRIYEMSSNQTFRETLAFLIVRDNAHQNAFAKALETLGVNWGSIFPIPNYDINKYPECRKFVEMGYHNTQFDFMLDPNRMAEIFQGPSPSRNKGELQVTEPPAGFPVPVMPEMPNEHSPGLGDMFS; encoded by the coding sequence TTGTATTTCTATAAAGAAGGTCTGATTAACAATATTGTGGTGGACCGCCCGGATCCGGCTGCCGCCAGAGTGCTGCAGGAAATTTTGGGAGGCCATTACGGCGAAATGCGGACAATGATGCAGTATTTCTTCCAGAGCAGCAATTTCCGGGGAAAAGAACTGCAGTTCCGCGACCTGATGCGCGGCGTATTCCTGGAGGAGATTGCCCACGTGGATCTGGTGCAGCATACCATCAACCAGCTGCTGAACGGCTCGGGTGAAGACGGTGCCGGCAATTCCGGCACAGACGGGGCGCCGCTGGACGAAGCTGTAAAGCATGCGAATCCGCATCATTTTATCGTAGGTGCACAAGCTTCCCTGCCAGTAGATGCTGCGGGCAATCCTTGGCTCGGCAATTATGTATACAGCCACGGCAATCTGATTGCCGACCTGCTCAATAACGTGATACTGGAATCCACCGGCGTGCTGCAAAAAACGCGTATTTACGAAATGAGCTCCAACCAGACATTCCGTGAAACGCTTGCCTTTCTGATTGTCAGAGACAATGCCCACCAGAATGCTTTTGCCAAAGCGCTGGAGACACTGGGTGTGAACTGGGGCAGCATCTTCCCTATTCCGAACTACGATATCAACAAGTATCCGGAATGCCGGAAGTTTGTGGAGATGGGATACCATAACACCCAGTTTGACTTTATGCTTGATCCGAACAGAATGGCTGAGATTTTCCAGGGTCCTTCGCCAAGCCGCAACAAGGGTGAGCTTCAGGTTACGGAACCTCCGGCCGGATTCCCTGTTCCTGTCATGCCTGAAATGCCGAATGAACACAGCCCGGGCCTGGGTGATATGTTCAGCTAA
- a CDS encoding LTA synthase family protein: MKRSSLIKTVRRAFLLLAVSIVFIGATTGGKVIRSNKAGNQHNEYFGLGKDCNLIVIQLESVQNFVLNTSAAGKPLTPVLNGLAKESLYFPYVFQQIGSGNTSDAEFIVNTSIYPAGAAPMSSKFSNKELPSLARIMHDRGYVSSTFHVNDASFWDRQDMYPALGFDRYYDKPYFPQEVFNRFGASDEDLYRVAVNKMKTMRKHGQKFYAQLITVSSHSPFNIPKDSRRLRLNWKSGDKKLEDYLSAVNYADYALGQLIGRLKETGLWDQSVVVVYGDHFGLNKKKFDPKKVSRALGITYHKQISTFNVPLLIHVPGLTQSRIIGQVGGQIDILPTVANIMGVELQEKGFTAFGQDLMNSQHNVVGMRYYMPTGTFFNDEIMFIPGKKGFEDGSATFIKSLKPVKDLTPYKTDYDYILQRLKQSDRYVKQLPGRQQGPGLNDAGLKKSYGKDVKGVKQ; the protein is encoded by the coding sequence ATGAAACGATCCAGCTTAATCAAGACAGTCCGCAGAGCGTTTCTGCTGCTGGCCGTCAGCATTGTGTTCATTGGGGCAACGACAGGCGGAAAGGTCATCCGCAGCAACAAAGCCGGGAACCAGCATAATGAATATTTCGGGCTCGGAAAAGATTGCAATCTCATTGTCATCCAACTGGAATCGGTACAAAACTTCGTGCTTAACACATCTGCCGCGGGCAAACCTCTGACTCCTGTATTGAACGGGCTTGCGAAAGAAAGCCTGTATTTTCCCTATGTATTTCAGCAGATCGGCAGCGGGAATACATCTGATGCGGAATTCATCGTAAATACCTCTATTTATCCTGCGGGAGCGGCCCCCATGTCCTCTAAATTCTCCAACAAGGAGCTCCCCAGCCTGGCCCGGATCATGCATGACCGCGGGTATGTAAGCAGTACATTTCATGTGAATGATGCGAGCTTCTGGGACCGGCAGGACATGTATCCGGCTCTGGGCTTTGACAGGTATTATGACAAGCCTTATTTTCCGCAGGAGGTATTTAACCGTTTTGGGGCTTCAGATGAAGATCTGTACCGCGTAGCCGTGAACAAAATGAAAACGATGCGCAAGCACGGTCAAAAATTTTATGCACAGCTGATTACTGTATCCAGTCACTCTCCGTTCAACATTCCAAAAGACAGCAGGCGTCTCAGGCTGAACTGGAAATCAGGCGACAAAAAGCTGGAGGATTATCTGAGCGCTGTTAACTATGCTGATTATGCACTGGGGCAGCTGATCGGCAGGCTTAAGGAGACAGGCCTGTGGGATCAGAGCGTCGTGGTGGTGTATGGAGACCATTTTGGACTGAACAAAAAGAAATTTGACCCCAAGAAAGTCAGCCGGGCACTGGGTATTACTTATCATAAGCAGATCAGTACATTCAACGTTCCGCTGCTTATTCATGTACCGGGACTTACGCAGAGCAGGATCATCGGGCAGGTGGGAGGTCAAATTGACATTCTGCCAACCGTTGCCAATATTATGGGAGTTGAACTGCAGGAGAAGGGGTTTACAGCTTTTGGCCAAGATCTTATGAATTCGCAGCATAATGTGGTAGGGATGCGGTATTACATGCCTACGGGGACTTTTTTTAATGATGAGATCATGTTTATTCCCGGTAAAAAGGGATTTGAGGACGGCAGTGCCACCTTCATCAAATCGCTCAAGCCTGTCAAAGATCTCACCCCCTATAAAACGGACTATGATTATATCCTTCAGCGTCTGAAGCAGTCTGACCGGTATGTGAAGCAGCTTCCCGGCAGGCAGCAGGGTCCGGGGCTGAATGATGCAGGGCTGAAGAAATCCTATGGAAAAGACGTGAAAGGGGTAAAACAATGA
- a CDS encoding aminotransferase class I/II-fold pyridoxal phosphate-dependent enzyme: MSTPEDLLTCIRFEDEAGNFMKAAAPPIYETAPFLFNTYEEYAEAANNEQNHYVYTRGTNPTVEIAEKMIAALEGGASCKCFASGMAAVSAALMCSLSAGDHLILVGHVYKTSVKLVKYLAKKFNIDYTIVHSTSLDDVAAAVKPQTRVMLMESPTSYTFDIADISELAAFSKTKGIRTIIDNSWATPLFQKPLELGVDIVVHSASKYLGGHSDLVAGAVISSKNIMDQMYAEEFDLMGGCLAPFEAWLLVRGLRTLPLRMQAHQNNGLHLARFLAEHPAVAKVNHPGLPAHPGHRTASRQLKGYSGLFSFELKDGGFEDIRRMLNRLCLIRIGESWGGMESQIISPNYGYNEQELTQEHMPQSLIRLAAGHEPSELLIQDLHDALS, from the coding sequence ATGAGCACTCCGGAAGATTTATTGACCTGCATCAGATTCGAGGATGAGGCGGGGAACTTTATGAAGGCAGCAGCGCCTCCTATTTATGAGACAGCGCCTTTTTTGTTTAATACTTATGAAGAATACGCAGAGGCAGCTAACAATGAGCAGAATCATTACGTATATACCCGGGGAACCAATCCTACGGTGGAAATCGCTGAGAAAATGATTGCAGCGCTGGAAGGTGGCGCTTCCTGCAAATGCTTTGCTTCGGGAATGGCGGCTGTAAGTGCTGCCCTGATGTGCAGCCTGTCAGCCGGAGACCATCTCATTCTGGTTGGACATGTCTATAAAACCTCAGTCAAGCTGGTCAAATACCTGGCCAAAAAATTCAACATAGACTATACCATCGTTCATTCCACTTCTCTGGATGACGTAGCTGCTGCGGTGAAGCCGCAGACCCGGGTGATGCTGATGGAGTCGCCAACCTCGTATACTTTTGATATTGCCGATATTTCAGAGCTGGCAGCATTTTCAAAGACGAAAGGGATCCGCACCATTATTGATAATTCCTGGGCTACACCCCTTTTTCAAAAACCGCTGGAGCTGGGCGTCGATATTGTGGTCCACTCCGCTTCCAAGTATTTGGGGGGCCATAGTGATCTGGTTGCAGGTGCCGTGATCTCGTCCAAAAATATTATGGATCAAATGTATGCCGAAGAATTCGACCTGATGGGCGGGTGTCTTGCTCCTTTTGAAGCTTGGCTGCTGGTACGCGGACTAAGAACCCTTCCGCTGCGTATGCAGGCTCATCAAAATAACGGCCTGCACCTTGCCCGGTTTCTGGCCGAACACCCGGCCGTTGCGAAAGTGAACCATCCGGGGCTCCCGGCTCATCCCGGGCACCGCACTGCAAGCCGCCAGCTTAAAGGCTACTCGGGTCTGTTCAGCTTTGAACTGAAGGACGGGGGATTCGAGGATATCCGCAGGATGCTTAACAGGCTGTGCTTGATACGGATCGGTGAGTCCTGGGGCGGAATGGAGAGCCAGATTATTTCTCCAAACTACGGGTACAATGAGCAGGAGCTTACCCAAGAGCATATGCCGCAGTCTTTGATCCGTCTGGCTGCCGGACATGAACCTTCAGAGCTGTTGATTCAGGATCTGCATGATGCATTAAGCTGA
- a CDS encoding alpha-glycosidase codes for MISDQQAFNSPEHTAKINLESLHHVPQANWAYMYDEDTFHLRVRTQKQNVDRVVALTGDKYDWEAYHHEQDMHIVASDRFFDYWQVGVKPDNRRFSYAFRFHSGEETVWMTEKGIFTEEPEAPGGFYDRPYIHKIDLFAAPEWAKSAVFYQIMPERFANGNPSNDPEGVEEWGGKPTRENFFGGDLQGIIDHLDYLEDLGITAIYLTPVFEAPTNHKYDTINYKKVDPHFGDIELLKKLVEEAHSKGIRIVLDAVFNHIGSNSIQFQDVIEHGEQSEYADWFHIHSFPVEVKDDKPNYDAFGFFKEMPKLNTANPATKEFLLDIAEYWLKEIGMDGWRLDVANEIDHHFWREFRTRIKQINPEAYIIGEVWTDSLRWLEGDQFDSVMNYPMTERLLEYLNTDDMDAETFASHMGCILMRYPQQANEVLFNLMASHDTPRVLTMLGGDKQKLKLAIGFLLTFTGTPCIYYGDEIGLEGEGDPDCRKCMIWEEDKQDRDLHQWYKQLIHLRKAHTALSTGEIRFLKSGSQERACAYERWDDNSRLTVWMNPSDELVALTGELDGTWEDAFGDEQIKSADGVLKVHLEPYSFKVLIKK; via the coding sequence ATGATTTCTGACCAACAAGCCTTTAACTCCCCCGAGCACACAGCAAAAATTAATTTGGAAAGTCTGCACCACGTACCGCAAGCCAACTGGGCTTATATGTATGATGAAGACACCTTCCATTTACGCGTCCGCACCCAAAAACAGAACGTGGACCGGGTGGTAGCCCTGACTGGCGACAAATATGACTGGGAAGCCTATCACCATGAACAGGATATGCATATTGTGGCTTCAGACCGGTTCTTCGATTACTGGCAGGTTGGCGTCAAGCCGGATAACCGACGCTTTTCCTACGCCTTCCGCTTTCATTCGGGAGAAGAAACGGTCTGGATGACTGAAAAAGGAATTTTTACAGAAGAGCCGGAAGCTCCGGGCGGCTTTTATGACCGTCCTTATATCCATAAAATCGATCTGTTTGCAGCTCCGGAATGGGCCAAATCAGCGGTCTTTTATCAAATTATGCCGGAACGCTTCGCCAATGGAAATCCTTCTAATGATCCGGAAGGTGTTGAGGAATGGGGCGGTAAGCCTACCCGGGAGAATTTCTTCGGCGGGGATCTTCAGGGCATCATAGATCATCTGGATTATCTGGAGGATTTAGGCATCACAGCTATTTACCTGACGCCTGTCTTCGAGGCTCCAACCAACCATAAATATGATACGATCAATTACAAAAAGGTTGATCCTCACTTTGGCGATATTGAGCTTTTGAAAAAACTCGTGGAGGAAGCCCACTCTAAAGGGATCCGGATTGTTCTGGACGCGGTCTTTAACCACATCGGTTCGAATTCCATACAGTTTCAGGATGTCATTGAACATGGTGAGCAGTCTGAATATGCAGACTGGTTCCACATTCACAGCTTCCCGGTGGAAGTCAAAGATGACAAGCCGAACTATGACGCTTTTGGCTTTTTTAAAGAAATGCCCAAGCTGAACACAGCCAATCCCGCGACCAAGGAATTTCTGCTGGATATCGCCGAATACTGGCTGAAGGAGATTGGCATGGACGGCTGGAGGCTTGATGTAGCCAATGAAATCGACCATCATTTCTGGCGGGAATTCCGTACCCGGATTAAACAGATCAATCCTGAGGCCTACATTATCGGCGAGGTATGGACGGACTCCCTCCGCTGGCTTGAGGGCGACCAGTTTGATTCGGTCATGAACTATCCGATGACAGAACGTCTGCTGGAATATCTGAATACGGATGACATGGATGCAGAGACCTTTGCTTCACATATGGGATGTATTCTCATGCGTTATCCGCAGCAAGCCAATGAGGTACTGTTCAACCTTATGGCCAGCCATGATACACCGCGGGTGCTGACCATGCTCGGCGGCGATAAGCAAAAGCTTAAGCTCGCGATCGGCTTCCTGCTGACCTTCACAGGGACACCTTGTATCTATTACGGTGATGAGATCGGGCTTGAGGGAGAAGGCGATCCGGATTGCCGGAAATGTATGATTTGGGAAGAAGATAAGCAGGACCGAGATCTTCACCAATGGTACAAGCAGCTGATCCATTTGCGCAAAGCGCACACTGCATTGTCCACAGGCGAAATCAGATTCCTGAAATCCGGATCACAGGAGCGTGCATGCGCCTATGAGCGCTGGGACGACAATTCCCGTCTTACAGTCTGGATGAACCCGTCGGACGAGCTTGTTGCCCTGACTGGAGAGCTGGACGGAACCTGGGAGGATGCGTTCGGTGACGAGCAGATTAAGTCCGCGGATGGCGTGTTGAAGGTTCATCTGGAGCCTTACAGCTTCAAGGTGCTGATTAAGAAATAA